Proteins from a single region of Bdellovibrio svalbardensis:
- a CDS encoding type II secretion system protein, whose amino-acid sequence MKISQNQKGQTIIESLVGLGLIAIVGFAFTGGMVALRNTTKSAVNLSATERQINDIAENIKSGVENYQVNYNYDQMGSMKNANEALQVESLPMAWDNDKVLPREQCPNCAGSYGYIIQPLEIYRGLYQVTLRMTHKDWISKGEPFRDYTFVVSTK is encoded by the coding sequence ATGAAGATAAGCCAGAATCAAAAAGGGCAAACCATCATCGAGAGTCTCGTGGGGCTGGGTTTGATCGCGATTGTTGGTTTTGCATTTACGGGTGGTATGGTGGCATTACGCAATACCACTAAAAGCGCTGTGAATTTATCCGCCACAGAAAGGCAGATAAATGATATCGCCGAGAATATTAAATCGGGAGTTGAAAACTATCAAGTAAACTATAATTACGATCAAATGGGTTCCATGAAAAATGCCAATGAGGCCCTTCAAGTCGAGAGTCTTCCGATGGCCTGGGATAATGATAAAGTTTTGCCACGTGAACAGTGTCCAAATTGTGCCGGAAGTTATGGATATATTATTCAGCCGCTAGAAATATATCGTGGTCTTTATCAAGTGACTTTGCGTATGACCCATAAAGATTGGATCTCAAAGGGTGAACCTTTTAGAGATTACACATTCGTTGTGAGTACAAAATGA
- a CDS encoding prepilin-type N-terminal cleavage/methylation domain-containing protein yields the protein MKNLNMIVKVNNRGFTAIEVMVGIGLMALVTAAIVSTQVVVSKDQNDLRVKLDQEIDQSLAERIIFSDFNGIEPSYNNIRIKDDNGLSFFDYYPDVPANMINGSLQRTVTVKGNTPVLEVSVVSQDLSLGSTMNYDPTAAYDIGPAPTDFNIAASLNFKSLNKNNWITSPQLGNRPGFWSDGVTLMLDTPAKLRPVVNGKMDMSIPPRSPIFVGYVQGSALVSLGGTDVGSMFNLTNPETLAPIGSADEFLRNAPSIGGGQTLIRLKAIKVIKYYLEPQKSVEADCQEAGSSNKYYHSNLYKIVYRNGKYSGSQMLADKVCSFVMHRDSILKRLIYFKINKVKDTLKENTAGL from the coding sequence ATGAAAAATCTTAATATGATCGTAAAGGTAAATAATAGAGGTTTCACGGCCATAGAAGTTATGGTGGGCATTGGCTTAATGGCCCTTGTCACCGCTGCTATTGTTTCAACTCAGGTTGTGGTTTCCAAAGATCAAAATGATCTAAGAGTTAAATTAGATCAGGAAATAGATCAGTCACTTGCTGAGAGAATAATATTTTCTGATTTCAACGGGATCGAGCCATCATATAATAATATCCGCATCAAAGATGATAATGGTCTTAGTTTTTTTGACTACTATCCAGATGTTCCGGCAAATATGATAAATGGAAGTTTGCAAAGAACTGTGACTGTCAAAGGGAACACTCCGGTTTTAGAAGTATCAGTCGTTTCTCAAGATCTTTCTTTGGGATCGACTATGAATTATGATCCAACAGCAGCGTATGACATTGGACCAGCTCCCACGGATTTTAATATTGCTGCAAGTCTGAATTTTAAATCTTTAAATAAAAACAATTGGATCACGTCACCTCAACTTGGGAATCGTCCGGGCTTTTGGAGTGACGGTGTGACACTAATGTTGGACACGCCCGCAAAGCTTCGTCCTGTAGTTAATGGAAAAATGGATATGTCCATTCCACCCCGAAGTCCGATTTTTGTGGGGTATGTTCAGGGAAGCGCTTTGGTCTCTTTGGGGGGGACTGATGTGGGAAGTATGTTTAATCTTACTAATCCAGAGACCTTGGCTCCTATTGGATCCGCAGATGAGTTTTTACGGAATGCGCCGTCGATAGGTGGAGGGCAAACACTCATTCGTCTCAAAGCAATTAAGGTTATTAAATACTATCTTGAGCCGCAAAAGAGTGTTGAGGCGGATTGTCAAGAGGCGGGTTCGAGTAATAAGTACTATCATTCAAATCTTTATAAAATTGTCTATCGCAACGGAAAGTACTCAGGCTCTCAGATGTTGGCTGATAAAGTTTGTAGCTTCGTGATGCATCGGGATTCGATTTTGAAGCGTTTGATTTATTTTAAAATTAATAAAGTTAAAGATACTTTGAAAGAAAATACAGCGGGGCTGTAG
- a CDS encoding EF-hand domain-containing protein, with translation MGRLFYHGPSVLAVWLSSSLVFAQVKNYPMSVNSAVAGEGATAAPASGMVTRSGSNKISLKINNSCFPTNLRGVANPIAPSSIVTANLVVHIGNSDYIFKASYPADLVTKTGMADGNIAPLPADKFSVSPGGGSAAIYGNSVIVNSGIPATMSVDSSGSVNVSAPGDIYLKTVSFEQTVTTCGGPPVYGAYGHSAHTATYDCGSFMGKNGTLTASIGGLSVSSDKTNLEINVSFPGQTGFCGGYWSPLMVFFDDTRPTFTNVSDFPMYPGAKTSWPEANSPGWFLAIDDGSGKITKKEQLFGDKEGGPANGFEALKELDSNKDGVIDKKDKEFKKLVLWRDANGDGVSQKEEIVKMSSKIIKISLKYNNDILRPLGSYAQERQRSKFWYKDAKGKTKKGDIIDIWLSPAQPLTVTQK, from the coding sequence ATGGGGCGTCTTTTTTATCATGGACCCAGTGTGCTGGCTGTCTGGCTGTCTAGCAGTTTAGTATTTGCGCAAGTGAAGAACTATCCAATGTCCGTCAACTCTGCAGTGGCAGGAGAAGGGGCGACTGCGGCACCGGCTTCGGGTATGGTAACGCGTTCTGGCAGCAATAAAATTTCTTTAAAGATCAATAACTCATGCTTCCCAACGAATCTTCGTGGGGTGGCAAATCCAATTGCACCAAGCTCCATTGTCACAGCGAACTTGGTGGTTCATATCGGTAATTCAGATTATATATTTAAAGCAAGTTATCCAGCAGACTTGGTGACAAAAACAGGTATGGCTGATGGTAACATCGCCCCTCTTCCTGCGGATAAATTTTCCGTATCTCCAGGGGGCGGTAGCGCAGCGATTTATGGAAATTCGGTGATTGTGAATAGCGGTATTCCTGCGACTATGAGTGTGGACTCGTCCGGTAGCGTTAATGTGTCGGCGCCTGGGGATATATATCTCAAAACAGTGTCTTTCGAGCAGACAGTGACGACTTGTGGCGGTCCACCAGTATATGGTGCTTATGGCCATTCAGCTCATACCGCGACTTATGATTGTGGAAGTTTTATGGGTAAGAACGGGACCTTGACCGCTTCTATCGGTGGGCTTTCTGTTTCTTCAGATAAAACAAACTTAGAAATCAATGTTTCGTTCCCCGGTCAAACTGGATTCTGTGGCGGCTATTGGTCACCATTGATGGTGTTTTTTGATGATACAAGACCAACGTTTACAAACGTCAGTGATTTCCCGATGTATCCAGGAGCAAAGACAAGTTGGCCCGAGGCGAACTCTCCTGGATGGTTTTTGGCTATTGACGATGGATCGGGTAAGATCACCAAGAAAGAGCAACTCTTTGGAGACAAAGAAGGTGGTCCTGCGAATGGATTCGAAGCTTTGAAGGAATTAGATTCTAACAAAGACGGTGTTATAGATAAAAAAGATAAGGAATTTAAGAAGCTGGTGTTATGGAGAGATGCAAATGGTGATGGCGTATCTCAGAAGGAAGAAATTGTGAAGATGTCTTCAAAGATAATTAAGATATCTTTGAAATATAACAATGACATTCTAAGACCTCTTGGATCTTATGCTCAAGAGCGCCAGCGTTCAAAGTTTTGGTATAAAGATGCCAAAGGTAAAACTAAAAAAGGTGATATCATTGATATTTGGCTGTCACCGGCGCAGCCGTTGACCGTCACGCAGAAGTAG
- a CDS encoding TlpA disulfide reductase family protein — translation MLRFVFCLLLCSSTSFAASNPPKVEFKAITAEPLSKNSLTFVDLKGKVVIVDFWASWCEPCKEALPHYNKLYEKYKNQGVVFIGINEDDDLKERDAFLKAHPISFPVFFDKEKQMAKDFQVVALPTLFVFDKKLKPVILYRGFDDKKPQVLEKGIQDLLKAQK, via the coding sequence ATGTTACGTTTTGTTTTTTGCCTGTTACTTTGTTCATCTACTTCTTTTGCGGCCTCGAATCCTCCGAAAGTTGAATTCAAGGCCATCACAGCAGAACCTCTTTCGAAAAACAGCCTGACCTTTGTTGACCTTAAAGGAAAAGTTGTGATCGTGGACTTCTGGGCCTCTTGGTGCGAGCCCTGCAAAGAGGCCCTGCCTCACTACAACAAGCTTTATGAAAAATATAAAAACCAAGGTGTGGTTTTTATCGGAATTAACGAGGACGATGATTTGAAAGAGCGAGATGCTTTTTTAAAGGCTCATCCCATCTCATTCCCGGTATTCTTCGATAAGGAAAAACAAATGGCCAAGGACTTTCAAGTGGTGGCACTGCCCACGTTGTTTGTCTTCGATAAAAAGTTAAAACCTGTGATTCTGTATCGTGGGTTTGACGATAAGAAACCACAGGTTTTAGAAAAGGGAATTCAGGATCTTTTAAAGGCGCAGAAGTAG
- a CDS encoding ABC1 kinase family protein: MDDKKSVKKQSPPKSLDRIKSSVFSRSLSIAKLTIQTGASVAQHGVTSVLKSKEDKEATWKQLLLNQASLISSELGELKGSLMKAGQMLSMYGEHFLPREANELLKSLQSDSPPLTWAAIEPTLKKNLSQEKLDLLEIEKEALACASMGQVHRARIKATGESIVLKIQYPNVDKAIDSDLKAIRTLLSTMKLLPKDLNMDPVFEEVREMLVQETDYELEANLTEDYYNRLHGDSRFIVPKVYREFSGPKILATSFERGLRVDDPLIQSLAAERRNKLALNFLDLYFKEVFEWGVVQTDPHSGNYRIRIDPQGHDQLVLFDFGATRTYPEVFLNPYRRMIKGALYNDREQFTRAAMDLKFIENQDNDELRKLFEDFCFESVEPFIEANDARNIYQQIDSNGNYDWKNTDLPQRLSRKVFQMIRQFQWRTPPREMLFLDRKTGGVFIFLSVLKAKIRGRDVLLKYLERI, translated from the coding sequence ATGGACGACAAAAAGTCTGTTAAAAAACAAAGCCCTCCTAAAAGTCTCGATAGGATCAAGTCTTCGGTATTCTCACGCAGTCTTTCGATTGCGAAGCTGACAATACAAACAGGCGCCTCTGTCGCTCAGCACGGGGTCACTTCCGTACTTAAAAGCAAAGAAGACAAAGAGGCCACCTGGAAACAGCTTCTCCTCAATCAGGCGTCCTTAATCAGTTCTGAATTGGGCGAACTGAAAGGCAGTCTGATGAAGGCTGGCCAAATGCTGTCTATGTATGGCGAACATTTTTTGCCACGAGAAGCCAATGAACTGTTAAAGTCCCTGCAATCCGACTCGCCTCCCCTGACCTGGGCCGCTATTGAGCCGACTTTAAAAAAGAATCTCTCCCAGGAAAAACTCGATCTTTTAGAGATTGAGAAGGAAGCCCTGGCCTGTGCTTCCATGGGACAAGTTCACCGCGCGCGCATTAAGGCAACCGGCGAAAGCATCGTCTTAAAAATACAATATCCCAATGTCGACAAAGCGATTGATAGCGATTTGAAGGCCATTCGCACACTGTTGAGCACGATGAAGCTTCTTCCTAAGGATTTGAATATGGATCCGGTGTTTGAGGAAGTTCGCGAAATGCTCGTTCAGGAGACCGATTACGAACTCGAAGCCAATCTGACCGAAGACTACTACAATCGCCTTCACGGAGATTCGCGCTTTATAGTTCCTAAAGTTTACCGTGAATTCTCAGGTCCTAAAATTCTTGCGACCTCTTTTGAACGCGGATTGCGCGTGGATGACCCGCTTATTCAAAGTCTGGCAGCAGAACGACGCAATAAACTTGCGCTGAACTTCCTGGATCTTTACTTCAAGGAAGTTTTCGAATGGGGTGTTGTGCAAACAGACCCGCACAGCGGAAACTATCGCATTCGCATCGATCCCCAGGGACATGATCAATTGGTCCTTTTTGATTTTGGCGCAACTCGCACTTATCCCGAAGTTTTCCTCAATCCCTATCGCCGCATGATCAAGGGTGCCCTTTACAATGATCGCGAACAATTCACCCGGGCGGCAATGGATTTGAAGTTTATCGAAAATCAGGACAACGACGAGCTTCGCAAACTCTTTGAGGACTTCTGTTTTGAAAGCGTTGAGCCCTTCATTGAAGCCAATGATGCACGCAATATCTATCAGCAGATAGACTCCAACGGAAATTACGACTGGAAAAATACCGACCTGCCACAAAGACTTTCGCGCAAAGTCTTTCAGATGATTCGACAATTTCAATGGCGCACTCCGCCCCGTGAAATGCTCTTTCTGGATCGCAAAACTGGCGGTGTGTTTATCTTCCTTTCAGTTCTTAAAGCGAAGATTCGCGGTCGCGATGTCTTGCTGAAGTACTTAGAAAGAATCTAG
- a CDS encoding cryptochrome/photolyase family protein translates to MTKLTLFWFRRDLRLEDNAGLFHALKENSNVLPLFIFDTDILNKLEDRSDARVTFIYETVSDLKNQLQKRKSDLLVRHGQPLEIFKDLFQKFDIDAIYTNHDYEPSARSRDEKIAKFAKTQGAQFKSFKDQTLFEKEEILTGMRKPYTVYTPYKNKVLENLSPFYLKSYPNDLYEGSYAKVAKPEKMISLKELGFEKSVLEFPSLNLSTKMLKSYEETRNFPALEGGTSHLGLHLRFGTVSVRELAREGQKYSDVWLSELIWRDFFMQILWHFPQVENTSFRPEYDKIAWRNSTKDFERWANGMTGYPIVDAGMRELNATGYMHNRVRMVVASFLCKHLLIHWYEGERYFAKKLLDFDLSANNGNWQWAAGSGCDAAPYFRIFNPTTQAEKFDPENKYIDKWVPELHTSKYPQPMIDHAEARGRCLQAFTKVLKK, encoded by the coding sequence ATGACAAAGTTAACTCTGTTTTGGTTTCGCCGTGATTTGCGTCTTGAGGATAACGCAGGGCTTTTTCATGCCTTGAAAGAGAACTCAAACGTTCTGCCGTTATTTATATTTGATACAGATATTTTGAATAAGTTAGAAGATCGTTCTGACGCACGTGTGACCTTCATCTATGAAACCGTTTCAGACCTCAAGAATCAGCTGCAAAAGAGGAAATCGGACCTGCTGGTGCGGCACGGTCAGCCTTTGGAGATCTTTAAAGATCTGTTTCAGAAATTTGATATTGATGCCATTTACACCAATCATGACTATGAGCCCTCGGCGCGATCTCGAGACGAGAAAATCGCTAAATTTGCAAAGACCCAAGGGGCACAGTTTAAAAGTTTCAAAGATCAGACTCTTTTTGAAAAAGAAGAAATTCTAACGGGGATGCGCAAGCCTTACACGGTTTACACGCCTTATAAGAATAAGGTGCTGGAAAATCTTTCGCCATTTTATTTGAAGTCCTATCCCAATGATCTCTATGAGGGATCTTACGCAAAGGTTGCGAAACCGGAAAAAATGATCAGCCTCAAAGAGTTGGGATTTGAGAAGTCAGTTCTTGAGTTTCCGTCTTTGAATCTTTCGACCAAAATGCTGAAGAGTTATGAAGAGACCAGGAACTTTCCAGCGCTTGAGGGGGGAACTTCGCATCTGGGATTGCATCTTCGCTTCGGCACGGTCAGTGTGCGTGAATTGGCGAGGGAAGGGCAGAAGTATTCCGATGTGTGGCTGAGTGAGTTGATTTGGCGAGATTTCTTTATGCAGATCCTGTGGCATTTTCCTCAGGTTGAAAACACCAGTTTCCGTCCTGAGTATGATAAAATCGCATGGCGAAATTCCACTAAAGATTTTGAGCGGTGGGCAAACGGCATGACCGGCTATCCTATTGTTGATGCGGGGATGCGAGAACTCAATGCGACGGGTTATATGCATAATCGGGTTCGCATGGTGGTTGCGAGCTTTTTATGTAAGCATTTGTTGATTCACTGGTATGAGGGCGAGCGGTACTTTGCCAAGAAATTATTAGATTTTGATTTGTCCGCAAATAATGGGAATTGGCAATGGGCTGCTGGATCTGGTTGTGATGCGGCTCCTTACTTCCGAATTTTCAATCCCACGACTCAGGCTGAAAAATTTGATCCTGAAAACAAGTATATCGATAAATGGGTGCCAGAGCTTCATACCAGCAAATATCCTCAACCCATGATTGATCATGCTGAGGCCCGCGGAAGATGTTTGCAGGCCTTCACAAAAGTTTTAAAAAAGTAA
- a CDS encoding TIGR01777 family oxidoreductase: MNILITGATGLIGKELGKALAEKGHKIFAVTRDERKARSLLPFPCEIIPGDLMKGAFKDDRMQSIEAVINLMGEPVVGLRWSSDLKKKIYDSRVLGTKHLVESLPRTVKTFVAGSAIGIYGDCGDEICEEGRGSGKDFLAALTVDWEKEAAKAPGRITFIRTGVVLSSHGGAMEQMLFPFKAGVGGILGDGKQWMSWIHINDIVGLFLFALENSQVHGPINGVAPNPVTNKEFSKTLAESLGRPLGLPVPKVAIKAMYGEAADTIVCSIRGSAKKSESLGYQFQYKELKHALDEICAPFKAGEEIFYAEQFVSIPPEELFTFFREPQNLEQITPPSLKFEIQAVSTPQIQEGTLIDYNLKIHGVPAKWKTEINEWHPPYKFVDNQLKGPYSLWHHTHEFRPFCGGTLMVDRVRYRLPMGYLGWLVAGAFVKKDVTQIFKFRKEFIAKMNLHEKEIQS; encoded by the coding sequence ATGAATATCCTAATCACGGGTGCGACAGGACTTATTGGTAAAGAACTTGGTAAGGCTTTGGCTGAGAAAGGTCATAAGATTTTCGCGGTGACCAGGGATGAAAGGAAAGCGCGCAGTCTCCTTCCATTTCCCTGCGAAATCATTCCAGGTGACTTGATGAAAGGCGCTTTCAAAGATGATCGAATGCAGTCGATAGAGGCTGTGATCAATCTTATGGGTGAGCCGGTCGTGGGTTTGCGCTGGTCCTCAGATTTAAAAAAGAAAATTTACGACTCTCGCGTCTTGGGCACTAAGCATCTTGTTGAGTCACTTCCTCGCACCGTGAAGACCTTTGTCGCAGGTTCAGCCATTGGTATCTACGGAGATTGTGGAGACGAGATTTGCGAAGAAGGTCGTGGATCAGGCAAGGATTTTCTGGCGGCCCTCACGGTGGATTGGGAGAAAGAGGCTGCGAAGGCTCCGGGCAGGATAACCTTCATTCGCACTGGTGTAGTGCTGTCAAGTCATGGCGGTGCGATGGAACAAATGCTCTTCCCATTTAAAGCTGGTGTCGGCGGGATCTTGGGTGATGGCAAGCAATGGATGAGTTGGATACATATCAATGACATCGTTGGACTGTTTCTGTTTGCTTTGGAGAATTCTCAAGTTCACGGGCCTATCAATGGTGTTGCGCCGAATCCAGTCACCAATAAGGAGTTCTCAAAAACATTGGCGGAAAGCTTAGGAAGACCACTTGGGCTTCCAGTGCCAAAGGTCGCAATTAAAGCCATGTACGGAGAGGCGGCAGACACCATCGTCTGCTCTATTCGTGGCAGCGCGAAGAAGTCAGAAAGTTTGGGATATCAGTTTCAATACAAGGAGCTGAAGCACGCTTTGGATGAGATCTGCGCGCCATTCAAGGCCGGGGAAGAAATCTTCTACGCCGAACAATTTGTCTCTATTCCGCCAGAGGAGTTATTTACCTTTTTTAGAGAACCGCAAAATCTTGAGCAAATCACTCCTCCAAGCTTGAAGTTCGAGATTCAAGCCGTGTCAACGCCGCAGATTCAAGAGGGAACTTTGATTGACTATAATTTGAAAATTCACGGCGTTCCTGCAAAGTGGAAAACGGAAATTAATGAGTGGCATCCCCCTTATAAGTTTGTCGACAATCAGCTGAAGGGGCCATATAGCCTGTGGCACCATACTCATGAATTTCGCCCATTCTGTGGTGGTACCTTGATGGTGGATCGCGTGCGCTATCGTTTGCCCATGGGATATCTGGGTTGGCTTGTCGCGGGTGCTTTTGTTAAAAAGGACGTCACGCAGATCTTTAAATTTCGCAAAGAGTTCATTGCGAAAATGAACCTACATGAGAAAGAGATTCAGAGTTAA
- the gloB gene encoding hydroxyacylglutathione hydrolase, with the protein MNTTRPRVELLPIFEDNYVFLLIDDDTQEAVVIDPGEASKVMTYLNEHGLTLKGVLITHHHKDHIAGVRPLIEKYPAPVFAPMKNKSQIPDGQFWVQEGDEIDLGSMHFSVMELPGHTLGHVAFWNDDLKWLFSGDVLFGLGCGRLFEGTYEQMYNSLQRIKNLPPETLIYCTHEYTEMNLQFCKMLSSLDDSPITGDDEDLEMYENQLLNLRGINMPSVPLKLAIETKVNPFLLAHSLEQFTYLRELRNKQ; encoded by the coding sequence ATGAACACCACTCGGCCTCGGGTAGAACTTCTACCTATCTTCGAAGATAACTATGTCTTCCTTCTGATTGATGACGATACTCAGGAGGCGGTGGTTATTGATCCCGGCGAGGCCAGCAAAGTTATGACCTACCTGAATGAGCACGGCCTCACTCTGAAGGGGGTTTTGATCACTCACCACCATAAGGATCATATCGCGGGGGTTCGCCCCTTGATTGAAAAATACCCAGCACCCGTCTTCGCCCCCATGAAAAACAAATCGCAAATTCCTGATGGTCAATTTTGGGTGCAAGAGGGAGACGAAATAGATCTGGGCTCTATGCATTTTTCAGTGATGGAGCTGCCTGGGCACACCCTGGGTCATGTGGCTTTTTGGAATGATGATTTAAAATGGCTCTTTTCCGGCGACGTTCTTTTTGGCCTGGGTTGCGGTCGATTGTTCGAAGGAACTTATGAACAAATGTATAACAGCCTTCAACGCATTAAAAATCTTCCACCCGAAACTTTGATCTACTGCACTCATGAATACACAGAAATGAATCTGCAATTCTGTAAAATGCTCAGCAGCCTCGACGACTCACCCATCACCGGGGACGACGAAGATCTTGAAATGTATGAAAATCAACTTCTCAATCTTCGCGGCATCAACATGCCCTCTGTCCCGTTGAAACTGGCCATCGAGACCAAGGTCAATCCATTCTTACTGGCTCACTCCCTTGAGCAGTTCACCTATTTGCGAGAACTGCGCAATAAGCAGTGA
- a CDS encoding ATP-grasp domain-containing protein, protein MNVLILSRKFEIYSTRRLVEEIQSRGHTCLLWDPAWPASKCFADFDVLIPRLGSFQFPEACLTLESLSSRGGVIINDLEAYRKARNKWRSYVEFLENQIPTPYSEFVSERDKSLWALWKKGYPCILKKLEASKGEGVFLAQTPEELEQLVNSMNEEFLIQEAFPESFGEDIRAFVVGDKIVASMKRKSTHDFRSNLSLGAVGEVCTLSPTEEELVLKTTAALKMDIAGVDLLRTHKGSLILEANPCPGLEGIEKYTPVNVARAIIEHIEEMHEHHSASGRTSTYLRR, encoded by the coding sequence ATGAACGTACTCATTTTGAGTCGAAAATTTGAGATCTACAGCACCCGTCGCTTGGTCGAGGAGATTCAATCTCGCGGACATACGTGTTTACTCTGGGATCCGGCCTGGCCTGCTTCGAAATGCTTCGCAGACTTTGACGTTCTTATTCCGCGTTTGGGCAGCTTTCAGTTTCCTGAAGCTTGCCTCACCCTGGAAAGCCTCTCGTCGCGTGGAGGGGTGATTATCAATGATTTGGAGGCCTACAGGAAAGCTCGCAACAAATGGCGCTCCTATGTTGAGTTTCTTGAAAATCAAATCCCAACTCCATACTCGGAATTTGTCTCAGAACGAGACAAATCTCTTTGGGCTCTTTGGAAAAAAGGCTATCCCTGCATTCTAAAAAAACTGGAAGCCAGCAAAGGCGAAGGCGTGTTTTTGGCTCAAACTCCTGAAGAGCTTGAGCAGCTTGTGAACTCGATGAATGAGGAATTTCTGATTCAGGAGGCCTTTCCTGAATCTTTTGGTGAAGACATCCGCGCTTTCGTCGTGGGAGATAAGATTGTTGCATCCATGAAAAGAAAATCGACTCACGACTTTCGCAGCAATTTATCTTTAGGCGCTGTGGGTGAAGTGTGCACCCTCTCGCCCACCGAAGAAGAATTGGTTTTAAAAACGACGGCCGCCTTAAAGATGGATATCGCCGGCGTTGATCTATTGCGAACACACAAAGGCAGTTTGATCCTGGAAGCAAACCCCTGTCCGGGTCTTGAAGGAATAGAAAAATACACTCCAGTCAATGTCGCTCGTGCTATCATTGAACATATAGAGGAAATGCATGAACACCACTCGGCCTCGGGTAGAACTTCTACCTATCTTCGAAGATAA
- a CDS encoding (2Fe-2S)-binding protein: protein MVIKVELEGRDFLQVECEGENLQTPGRVLKVDMKGCTEFMEMMQKMKRHFGADLSKWPLPESNDHSSMLLREMILKLRGEWKFPYEEAEVCHCRTVATHTVDQAVIAGAHTPEVVTRQTSASTACGTCRPEVQKIIDYRLGKTPGKVSA, encoded by the coding sequence ATGGTGATTAAAGTCGAACTTGAGGGACGGGATTTTTTGCAGGTGGAGTGTGAAGGTGAGAATCTTCAAACTCCAGGTCGCGTGTTAAAAGTGGATATGAAGGGCTGTACCGAATTTATGGAAATGATGCAAAAAATGAAACGCCATTTTGGCGCGGACCTGTCTAAATGGCCCCTACCAGAGTCGAACGATCACTCCAGCATGCTTTTGCGTGAAATGATTTTGAAATTGCGTGGTGAGTGGAAGTTTCCTTATGAAGAGGCTGAAGTTTGTCATTGTCGGACTGTTGCAACTCACACTGTGGATCAAGCTGTGATTGCAGGGGCTCATACTCCTGAGGTTGTGACACGCCAAACTTCCGCAAGCACGGCTTGTGGAACCTGTCGTCCTGAGGTGCAGAAAATTATCGATTATCGTCTTGGTAAGACCCCGGGCAAAGTATCAGCCTGA
- a CDS encoding (2Fe-2S)-binding protein, with protein sequence MGQKKKSEIVCRCNNVSRETIEKAILDGARTLNEIFDITSAGVGPCGGTCRRKLGPLLDHYLQTGRFPEKLTEDLTGKAGPKDSDKKSG encoded by the coding sequence ATGGGCCAAAAGAAGAAGTCCGAAATTGTATGCCGTTGTAACAATGTCTCTCGGGAGACCATTGAAAAAGCCATCTTAGACGGCGCCCGCACCTTGAATGAGATTTTTGATATAACTTCTGCGGGTGTGGGTCCTTGTGGCGGCACTTGCCGGCGAAAACTTGGCCCCTTACTAGATCACTATCTCCAGACCGGCCGCTTCCCAGAAAAACTCACTGAAGATTTAACTGGAAAAGCAGGACCTAAAGACAGCGATAAAAAATCAGGCTGA
- the greA gene encoding transcription elongation factor GreA yields MAGQNDILPMTVRGKALLDAELKKLLLEDRPSVILAIEEARAHGDISENAEYEAAKERQGMIEGRIAEIQGKLAGAEVIDVAAIKADRVVFGAHVTAVDTDTEEKVTYQIVGVDEADVKKGMISILSPLARAMIGKKVGDTVTVMSPKGDKEFEILAFEYK; encoded by the coding sequence ATGGCCGGTCAAAATGATATCCTTCCTATGACAGTTCGCGGAAAAGCGCTGCTTGATGCAGAGCTTAAGAAGCTTTTGTTGGAGGATAGACCGTCTGTTATTTTAGCGATCGAAGAAGCTCGCGCACACGGTGATATCTCTGAGAATGCTGAGTATGAAGCCGCTAAAGAGCGTCAAGGCATGATTGAAGGTCGTATTGCTGAGATTCAAGGCAAATTGGCTGGAGCTGAGGTTATCGACGTGGCCGCAATTAAAGCGGACCGTGTTGTCTTTGGTGCACATGTTACAGCTGTGGATACAGATACTGAAGAGAAAGTGACCTATCAAATTGTTGGCGTTGATGAAGCTGACGTGAAAAAAGGTATGATCTCTATTCTTTCTCCTTTGGCTCGCGCTATGATCGGTAAAAAGGTCGGCGACACAGTTACTGTGATGAGTCCTAAAGGCGACAAAGAGTTCGAAATCCTAGCATTCGAATATAAGTAA